TCGACAATTGGCCCTTCTAGGTAAACGTCTTGAATTTGCCGTACTACTTGCTGTAGTTCCTGCTGCCAACCTGCCACTATCACTTCAATTTCTTGTAGCAGGGTCATCGCTAGAGCCGGATTGGGTGCGTTGCGATGGTTAGTGAAGCTGGGAGTTTTTAACTTGGGCAGGGTCGGCGCCTTACCACCTGGGGGCTTTCGGTCTGGGAAAGTTTGGACGGTGAGTGAGAAGGAGGGGGGACTCTCTGGAACCTCTGGACGCCACCTTGCTGAATCCTCGGTCGATACTGCTTCGGGTGTCTGCTGCTCTGCGTCGCTGTTTGCTTGCGATAGCTGATGCAAGGTTGTCTCTATCCGTTGTAATTCTGGTTTCATGGTAATATTGCGCTACTTTTGTCTCTTAAAAACGTTTATTGGCTCTAAACCCAGTTAAATTAACTACGATGACGCCCGCTCTTGTTGCAACTCGTTGTGTTGGCGACGTTTGTGCTTTGGAGCGCATTCGCACAAACGCACAGTCGCTTGCTTAATTTTCTATTTTATTTCGTCTGTTAATGGCGTAATTTTAACTGTCTTAACTGAAAAAAGGAAAACTTTGCGCCAATAGGCGCGACGGGATTTAGTGAGGTGATGAGTGAAAACACAAAAGGCAACGCCTGAAGGGAGAGTTATTCTTGTGACTGGGCCTGCGAGGTCGGGGAAAAGCGAGTGGGCAGAAACTCTAGCTGGGCGATCGCAAAAATTAGTCATTTATGTTGCAACTGCAAACGTTGACCCCAACGACGCAGAATGGCGATCGCGCATCGAACAACATCGGCGGCGACGCCCAAGTAGCTGGACAACCCTGCAAGTGCCAGTTGAACTGGCAGTAACGATTGGGGAGGGTGCTGATAATAGCTGCCTTTTGGTTGATTCGCTGGGAACTTGGCTGGCGAATCTTTTAGACCAGGATGAGGAAGATTGGCAGAGAACTCAGCAAGAGTTACTCGAAAGTTTAGAGCAAACTGCTAGTGATGTAATTTTGGTGGCTGAGGAAACGGGTTGGGGCGTTGTTCCAGCGTATCCCCTCGGTCGTAAGTTTCGCGATCGCTTGGGCAATTTGGTGCGTCGGGTGGGTGCGATCGCCCATCCAGTTTATTTAGTTACTGGCGGTCACGTTCTTAACCTTAGCGTCCTCGGTTCCCCCTTACCAGGGTCAGATATATCACTTGGATGATCTATCTATACATTTCTTGTGAAATCTTGCCCTCGTAGAACTACCCTATTATAGTAGTAGGATTCCCTAGTAAAGTTGGGTGTAAATACGCCCACAATTTGGTTGCACTAAAAAGCGAATTGTGCATACGGTAGACCTAAAAAGTCTATAGGGTAAGAGTCCCTACGGCCAGAGTTTATATTCCACAGTCTTAAGTCAATCGACCTTTTATTTCACCAGATAGGCTGTACTAAAAAATTAATACTTTGGTATCAGCCACAATCAAACCTGAGCAGGAAACCAACTGCTATTGCGAGGAAATATAGTGAGAGTTAATACTTCTATGCAGGATGGCAGCAACAATCCTTTGTTCGTTGCCGGGGGGTCAGCTAAAGTTATGGCATCCGAACATTCAGTTAGACAATATCTTGCTTATTGGTTTCAGCTAGGCAAGAAGGTTATTGTTGGTAATGGACAGGAAGCACTGCTGCCACAACCCGTAATCGAGGGCGATCGCTACAGTGGAGATTTTGAACGTTGCTGGCAGATAATTCTCTCACCAGAGTCTGGCGACTGTTACCTAGAAGGCACGAACGAAACTATTGCCGAACTGCTGACACCAGCTTGGGAGATGGCTGACTGCGCCCGTTGTGATATGCCAGTACCCATGCGTCGAACTGGAATGCCGCCTTTGGACTGTCCGTGTAACGATATATCGAGTTGGCCTAACACGGAAGTACCGCTACCGCGATCGCCCGTCAGCAGTCAGGCGCGGCTGTTAGATATTCGCGATCGACTCCTCAAACCCCGCACTTCAGAGGTAGATGAGGGCGGTAATGCATCTAACATTGGCAGCATATCGGCTGGATGAATTAATTTCCACTCTTGCTGAGAACCAATTTTTAAGTGCAAATGCGACAATTTGTCGCATTTGCCAGCAAGAACAAGCCTATACCGCCTTGGTTAATTCCTGTTCCCGGCGTCGGGGCACTTCATAAGTCAGGAAATCATAGGCTAATTGGGTGTTGGGGAAAATCGCGCGAGCTTCCTGAAGCAAGTCATCTAATACGACTGAATTACCAGGAGCATAGCGGGGACTGAAATGGGTCATAATTAACTGCTTCACACCCGCACCCAATGCCACTTGTGCCGCCATTGTCGAGGTAGAGTGCAAGCGATCGAAAGCTAGCTGCGAATCTTCGTGGGCAAATGTGGCTTCGTGAATTAACACATCTGCGCCGCGTGCCAGTTCCACAGCACTATCGCAATAAACTGTGTCAGTACAGTAAACAATTTTGCGGCCTATCTCTGGAGGCGCAGACAAATCGCTTCCGCGTATCAGACGGCCATCTGGTAGGGTGATATCTTCGCCGCGTTTGAGTTTGCCGTAAATAGGCCCGGAGGGGATTCCCAGTTCGGCAGCTTTTTCCACATTGAAACGCCCAGGCCGATCTTTTTCTACAATCCTGTAGCCAACCGCCGGGACGCGATGCTTGAGGGGGCCGCAACTGACTATAAATTCATCGTCCTCATAGACTACCCCAGGACTTACAGTGTGAACTTCGATGGGGTAGGAAAAATGGGTATAAGAGTATTTTTGGCCAGCGCGGAGGTATTCGCTTAGACCAGAGGGGCCATAAATATCAACGCGCTGGACATTGCCAGCCATACCGCATGAAGCTAAAAGACCCATCAAGCCAAAGATGTGGTCGCCGTGCAGGTGGGTGATAAAAATGCGGGTGAGTTGACCTACTTTGACATCACTACGCAACAATTGGTGCTGAGTGCCTTCGCCACAGTCAAACAGCCATAATTCGGCGCGTTGGGGCAAACGCAGGGCGATGCTAGAAACATTGCGCGATCGCGTCGGTATACCAGAACTGGTTCCAAGAAAAGTAATTTGCACGAGCGTAATATAACCTCATCCATGTTAAATATAACCAACGGTGGTGTTATAAGCAGGTTTCAAAGATGCCGTTTAAAGGTTTCCTATTTAAACTTGCACGCGAAAGGACACAGCGGCTGGGTGGATGCTACTGGTGGTTTTCTATCCTGTTGTGGATAGCATTTGTTGCCCCCGCCCAAGCGCTGCAATTGCGCGTGGCAATAGAAAACGGAGTCAAGCAGGTTAAATTGGGCAGTTCTACCAAGGCTATAGTGCGCGATGGTTCTGGGCGGACGCTGGGAGAAATTGCGCCGATGAATGGGTTTATCGCTCAACCCTATAACGGGAAAGTAGCGCTGGGAAGTTGGCAATCGGGCCAAATTTCGATTGAACCGATCAAGGGTGGCTATGTTTGGATAGGCGATCGCTGGTATCGCGGACGCGCCAGAATCGTTCCTACCAACAAAGGTCTTACCGCCGTTAACCAAGTCGATTTAGAACAATATCTCTACAGCGTGTTAGGCGCTGAAATGGATGGCAGTTGGCCGCTTGAAGCCCTCAAAGCTCAAGCAGTCGCCGCCCGCACTTACGCGCTTTACAAGCGCCAAAGCTCTGCTAACAGCGTTTATGACCTTGGCAGCACCCAGGCTTCGCAGGTTTACAAGGGTTTGCAGACAGAATCCCAAAGGACTCTCATGGCTGTTAGTGCAACAAATGGGCAGGTTTTGACCTACAGAGGCAAGATTATTCTCGCTGCCTTCCACTCTGCCTCTGGAGGACATACGGAAAATGTAGAAGATGTTTGGTCAGATCCGCTGCCTTACCTGCGCGGCGTCCCAGACTACGATCAAGGTACGCCTGGGTATCAGTGGGTGAAAAATTTCTCGCCAACTGAACTCGGTCGTCGTCTAGGTCTGGGAATTGTCCGTTCGGTAATACCGGAACGGATAACCCGCTATGGTAGCGCGATCGCTGTTAAAGTGGTTAGCGATCGCGGCACTCGGTCTCTTAGCGGCACTCAGCTGCGCGAACGTCTGGGTTTGAGAAGCACTCGCTTTACCGTTACCTCTACGCCAACAGCTTTTCAGATCAACGGTCGCGGTTTCGGCCACGCTATTGGTATGAGTCAGTGGGGCGCTTACAAATTAGCTAAATCTGGAGCTAATTATCAGCAAATCTTGTTGCACTATTACCGGGGGGCAACTCTGGCTAAGATTAAAGGTTAGTAGCTGTTAATGCTCTCAAATTTTGAGGCACATTGGTAAGTAAAAAGTAAAAACAAAGAGGAAAAACAAAGAATTTCTTTCTTTTGCCTTTTACCCTCGTTCCCAGGCAGAGCCTGGGAATGGTTTTGCCTTTCCTAGTAACCCGACTCATCCAGACGACGCCGCCATTCTGCATCGATTTTGTCCGATTGTTCTATTTGTTGTTCTATCAAGTCTGTTTCGGTTGTGTATGCTAAATCGTCGCGACCGATAACTTTTTGGGCGGCAAACTGACTTGCATAGGCTATTTTCTTCTGCAAAGCGGGGTTGGCTTTATGTAGGGCAATTGCTTGCTGTTTTCGTTTTTGATTCCGCGCTTCTACGCGGCTATTTCTAAACTGAATCCAAAAATAGCGAACTAGGGGAACTGACAAAAAAGCGACGCCGTAGCCCAGCAATATCCAATAAATGGAATTCACAAAGGCGACTAATCCACCCAATTCTGCCGCAATTCCACCCTTCAACAGAGAACCCAGTACCAAAGCACCTACTATGTTGACAGCACCCAACGCAGATGCCATTATCAGTTGCCCGCTACCTGCTTCGCTAAAGCGCCATGGCTTTTCTTGCAGATAAAAGGGGACTGGCTGTGAATTTCGCTCTTCTGCTGTTGTCTGCAATTCTGGGAAGTGATAAACAATGTCCCCGACGGGGCTAACTTCTGGCAGTCCGTTGAACCGGGCTAGCACTGGCAGCATATAGTCGTCGTAGTCTTTGCCGCTTCGTGGTTCTATTTCCAGATAGGGTGCAATTTGTTCTGCTGCTACAGCACCTTGGTTGTTGCGAATCACGGTTGCGATGTCGTGCCAGCGCCGTTCTTCTAAGTCGGCGTTGGGATTGCCATCGCCAAACAAGAAGGAGAAGACGGCTTCTAGGAAGTTCATCTGTCTTCTCTCTTCGGGGAGTGCAGATGACTCGTAGCGTTGCTGCTGATAGCGTCGGTCGTAGCCTGGATCGAAAAACCAGAACCAATCGGGGCCAAACCAGAAGAAAAAGCCGCCACCGCCGCCAGAATGATGGCTGCTGCTGGAATTGTCGCTGTCGTTGTTGGAATTGAGGCTAGCGAGGATAATGGCGATCGCTACAAATATCAACGCAATGGAAAGGATTAAGATAGTTCCAAAGGAAATCCTAATCAGGTAAAACAGGATACCCCAGACCTTTTCCCACCATTCCTTTAGTCGCAACCGCAAAAACTTATTACGAATTATTGTCCGGAAATTCTTGGGAAACTGGTAGACAACATCGCCTGTTTCTGCAACCTGCAAATGCCCCCCGGCATCGGACGCCAGGGTGAGTAATCCTTGTTGAGCAAAATCTATATTTAAGCCTGCCTGGGTAGCGACATCACCGACGGTGACGCGGTAGCCCAGACGTTCAACTGCTTGCATTATGGTGGGATTTGGAGCCATGCTCTTCCCTCGCTAAAAATCCGTTCTTACTCTTATTATAAAATTTTGGCAACTGCCTTCTGGCAAATTATGAAACCAAGCATAGTAGCGATCGCTCTGCTATTGTCTCCCACAATAATTGGAAATAGTTCGCGCAATAACTGGCACGCATGGAAAACCAAAATCAGCCTAGAAAAGACGATCTCGTGCTTGGCGGTGTAGCACCACCCCCAGCGGACGGTGTTGTATTGGGGGGATTGCAGGGCGTTAAGAGTAACTTGGCAAATCCGCTGGTAGAAGCGCGAATGGCAGCGCTTTCTGAGGCGTTGAAGTATGGCGAGTCTGGCTTAAACTTGGTAATTCAGGCTTTAGCCGATGAAGCAGAACAAGTTCGCGAGGCTGCATGCGCCCTGCTACAAGAAAGCGAGGAACCGAGTGCTAGACAGGCGTTGATTCAGTACAAGCCTTGGCTATTTTTTGAATACCTTCGTACCACGATTGGACATTCAGGCGGGGTTTCTTGCAGTTGCTTAAGCCCAGACGGGCAAAGCCTGGTGACTGGTGGCCGCGATCGCATCAAGATATGGGATTTGGAAACAGGGCAAGAACTCCGCACCCTGAGTACTTATCATTATTCACCAAATTCTCTAGCCATTAGCCCCGATGGGCAGACAGTTGTCAGCGGCAGTTATGAGGGCTATATCAAAGTGTGGGATTTGAGGACAGGACAGCTAATCCACAGCTTTGGCGAACCTTCATCTCATGGTGCTTCGATAGTCGTAAGTCAAGATTGGCAAAGTGTTTTGAGCGTCAGGTTCAGAGCAATCGATGTATGGGATTTGAGGACAGGACAGCTAAAACGCACAATAAAACAGAATTTAGGTAAGCTTACTTCTATAGCGATCGCTCCCAATGGGCATACCTTGGTCGGTGGCAGTCATAACAACATTATTAGAGTGTGGGATTTGAGGACAGGACGAGAAATTCACGCTCTTACAGGCCATTCAAAAAGTATTAACTTTGTTGCCATTAGTCCCGATGGGAATACACTTGTCAGCAGCGGTGGCAACACCATCAGGATATGGAATTTGCAGACAGGAAAGCTCAGACGCACCCTCTTGTTGCACAAACGCCGCCTGGTTCTTTCTGTTGCTATCAGCCCGGATTGGGAAACCGTTATCAGTAGCATTGATGACAAGACTATCAAAATCTGGGACTTAGAGACAGGGCTAGAACTGGACAGCTTCCAAAGTGATTCAGGGCCAGCTTATTTTGTAGCCATCAGTCAAAACGGACATACCCTTGTTGCCAGAAATCGCATCAATGCTGACGTATGGGATTTGCAGACAGAAAAGCTAATCCGCACCTTTACGCTTGTAGGGCATTTATCCTCAGTTAAATCTGTAGCTATTAGCCCCGATAAGCAGATTATTATTAGCAGTGGGGACAATACCATCAAGTTATGGGAGTTGAGGACAGGACAAATAATCCGCACTCTTGAGGGGCATTCAGACGATGTTTATTGCGTCGCTATTAGCCCCGATGAGCAGATTATTGTTAGTGGTAGTGCGGACAAAACCATCAAGGTATGGAACTTGAAAACAGGACAAATAATCCGCACTCTTGAGGGGCATTCAAACTGTGTTCGTTGTGTAGCGATTAACCCTCAAGGTAGGACGCTTGTCAGTGGCAGTGACGACGGTACTATCAAAATATGGGATTTGGAGACAGGGCAAGAACTCCGCACACTGCAAGCACAAAGGAGAGTTTATCGCATAGCCATCACTCCAGACGGCAAGACTCTTGTTAGTGGGGGAGATCCGATTTACAGCACAGCTAAGGTATGGAGTTTAGAGACAGGGGAAGAAATTCAGACATTCCAAGATTATCCTGTTGATTCCATAGCTATCAGCCCAGATGGGCAGACTCTCGTCAGTGGAGATTGGTCTTATCGAAAAACTATCAAGGTGTGGGATTTGAATACAGGGCAAGAAATTCGTACTTTTCCGGGGGATGTTGATTGCCTAGCTATCAGTCCAGATGGGCAGGTTCTCTTCGCTGGTTGCGGTGACAACACCATCAAAGTGTGGAATTTGAGGACAGGAGAGCTTATACGCACCCTGAAGGGGCATTCATATCTTAATTTTGGTGGTAATTGCCTAGCCGTCAGCCACGATGGGCAGATTCTGGTCAGTGGTAGTGGTGGTAATGTCAAAGTGTGGGGAGTGCCGTAGTTTCTTCACTGCTGCTGTGCGATCGCACTATTAGCTCAAGTCAACGAGATGCGCCCTTCCGCTTCAACAAGGCGATGCTGCTAGCTCAGCCGCTTCGCTATGCTCTTTACACAACACTATATATATGGGTCGAGGATTTCCATATATACACCTCCGACCAGAGTACTGAATATAATTTGTACATAAAATTTTAGAATTTTACCCATAAATGAAGATACGTGGCGGGAATGCGATCGCGCACTCGAAAACTGCCATTGAGCGCTAAAGTAGCTAATGAGCATAAAGACAGCGACTAGACTGAAACAAAAGCCACTATGCCAAGAATTCAACGCAAAGACAATTTTATTGACAAGAGCTTTACGGTAATGGCAGATATGATTCTGAAGATTCTGCCAGCCAACAAGCAAGCAAAAGAAGCCTTTGTCTACTACCGCGATGGTATGTCTGCTCAGGCAGAGGGCGAATACGCCGAAGCCTTGGAAAATTACAACGAAGCTCTAACATTAGAGGAAGACTGCTATGACCGCAGCTATATCCTCTACAATATGGGGCTAATATATGCCAGCAACGGCGAGCATGAAAAAGCTTTGGAATACTATCATCGAGCGCTCAGCGACAACCCCCGCCATACCTCCGCGCTGAACAATGTTGCTGTGATTTACCACTACCAGGGAGATAAAGCCAAGGAAGCTGGAGATCCCGAAGAGGCTGAAGCTTTTTTTGACAAAGCAGCGGAATACTGGAAACAAGCAATTCGCATAGATCCCAATAACTATCTTGAGGCGCAAAACTGGCTGAAAACCACAGGGCGATCGCAGATAGATATATTCTTTTAATTCATTGTTCGTGGTTGATAGTTCAAAGCAATGGGCTATCAACCATGAACCACCAATCACCAACCAGTAACTAATAACTAATCGAATGATTGATCGCGAACAAGTTCGTAAAGTTGCCCATCTAGCCCGCTTGGAACTAACACCCGAACAAGAGGAGCAATTTACTACCCAAATGGGCAGTATTTTGGATTATTTCGATCAGCTGAGCGAACTAGATGTTAGTAACGTGCAGCCGACAACGCGGGCGATTGATGTTAGCAACGTGACGCGACACGACGAGCTGCAACCTTACACCAATCGAGACGCTATCTTTAGTATTGCTCCAGATCAAGAAGGCGACTTTTTTAAAGTCCCCCAAATTTTTGGCGGTGAGTAATATCAATTTTGAATTGAGAAAAAAAATATTCTGAAATGGGCAATTCTCCCTCTTATTAATACGCTTTTAGGGGAAAATTGCCCGTTCCAAATAATGCCAGGAGGTAATTATGGGTTTGGGTATCCTTGCTGACGGAAAGTGGATTAGCCAACGAGATCAAGAAGATTCGCAAGGTAAATTTATTCGTCCATCAACGACGTTTCGCAACACAATTACAGCCGATGGCTCTAGTGGCTTTAAAGCTGAACCTGGGCGCTATCATCTATATATTTCATGGGCTTGTCCTTGGGCGCATCGAACTGCAATCATGCGTAAGTTGAAGGGGCTAGAGGATGTTATCGGGCTGTCGGTTGTTGGCGCGGTTATAGATCAGAATAGTTGGGAATTTAGCGACGAACTAGGTGCGATTCCTGATACTGCAAACGGTAAGAAATATTTATGGGAAATCTACCTCAAAGCTGATTCTAATTACAGCGGAAGAGTTACCGTTCCGCTTCTATGGGATAAAGAAAAGAATATGATTGTTAACAACGAATCCCGCGAGATTATCCGAATGTTGGATACGGAGTTTGATGCTTTAGCCAAAGCAAATGCGAACTTCTATCCGCAGGATTTGCAAGAGAAGATTGATGAAACAATAGATGCTATTTACCAACCAATTAATAATGGTGTTTACCGTGCAGGGTTTGCTACTACCCAAGCGGCTTATGAGGAAGGGGTGACGGATTTATTCAATGCTTTGGACTATTGGGAAGGAGTATTGGAGAAACAACGTTATTTGTGTGGCGATCTCATTACGGAAGCTGACTGGTGTATATTCACAACGCTGTTACGCTTCGATGCAGTTTATTACGTTCACTTTAAGTGTAATTTGCGCCGCATTGTCGATTATCCCAATCTTTGGAATTACCTAAAAGACCTTTACCAACAACCAGGTGTGAAGGAAACTTGCAACCTTGACCATATCAAAAGGCACTATTATATGAGCCATGAAAAGGTCAATCCTACCCGAATTGTACCTAAAGGCCCAATGATTAATTTTGACGAGCCGCATAACCGCGATCGCCTGACAGTCTAGCTGTCAAAGTTTAAGTTGCTAGTTAGTTTCACCGCAAACTTGTTGTAAGGTGGTGGTGAAGTCGGGGTAGGAGATAGCTGCGGCTTCTGCACCGTGAATCGTGGTAGTTCCAGAGGAGTTAAGGGCAGCGATCGCTAAACTCATTGCTATTCTATGATCTGTACAACTATGTACTTCTGTACCGATTAGAGATGTGCCGCCAGTTATCTCTAAACCATCTGGCAATTCTGTAACTTTAGCTCCCAACCTGTTAAGCTGGTTTGCCATAACAG
The DNA window shown above is from Microcoleus sp. FACHB-831 and carries:
- the cobU gene encoding bifunctional adenosylcobinamide kinase/adenosylcobinamide-phosphate guanylyltransferase, whose product is MKTQKATPEGRVILVTGPARSGKSEWAETLAGRSQKLVIYVATANVDPNDAEWRSRIEQHRRRRPSSWTTLQVPVELAVTIGEGADNSCLLVDSLGTWLANLLDQDEEDWQRTQQELLESLEQTASDVILVAEETGWGVVPAYPLGRKFRDRLGNLVRRVGAIAHPVYLVTGGHVLNLSVLGSPLPGSDISLG
- a CDS encoding ribonuclease Z, with protein sequence MQITFLGTSSGIPTRSRNVSSIALRLPQRAELWLFDCGEGTQHQLLRSDVKVGQLTRIFITHLHGDHIFGLMGLLASCGMAGNVQRVDIYGPSGLSEYLRAGQKYSYTHFSYPIEVHTVSPGVVYEDDEFIVSCGPLKHRVPAVGYRIVEKDRPGRFNVEKAAELGIPSGPIYGKLKRGEDITLPDGRLIRGSDLSAPPEIGRKIVYCTDTVYCDSAVELARGADVLIHEATFAHEDSQLAFDRLHSTSTMAAQVALGAGVKQLIMTHFSPRYAPGNSVVLDDLLQEARAIFPNTQLAYDFLTYEVPRRREQELTKAV
- a CDS encoding SpoIID/LytB domain-containing protein, which produces MPFKGFLFKLARERTQRLGGCYWWFSILLWIAFVAPAQALQLRVAIENGVKQVKLGSSTKAIVRDGSGRTLGEIAPMNGFIAQPYNGKVALGSWQSGQISIEPIKGGYVWIGDRWYRGRARIVPTNKGLTAVNQVDLEQYLYSVLGAEMDGSWPLEALKAQAVAARTYALYKRQSSANSVYDLGSTQASQVYKGLQTESQRTLMAVSATNGQVLTYRGKIILAAFHSASGGHTENVEDVWSDPLPYLRGVPDYDQGTPGYQWVKNFSPTELGRRLGLGIVRSVIPERITRYGSAIAVKVVSDRGTRSLSGTQLRERLGLRSTRFTVTSTPTAFQINGRGFGHAIGMSQWGAYKLAKSGANYQQILLHYYRGATLAKIKG
- a CDS encoding WD40 repeat domain-containing protein, with amino-acid sequence MENQNQPRKDDLVLGGVAPPPADGVVLGGLQGVKSNLANPLVEARMAALSEALKYGESGLNLVIQALADEAEQVREAACALLQESEEPSARQALIQYKPWLFFEYLRTTIGHSGGVSCSCLSPDGQSLVTGGRDRIKIWDLETGQELRTLSTYHYSPNSLAISPDGQTVVSGSYEGYIKVWDLRTGQLIHSFGEPSSHGASIVVSQDWQSVLSVRFRAIDVWDLRTGQLKRTIKQNLGKLTSIAIAPNGHTLVGGSHNNIIRVWDLRTGREIHALTGHSKSINFVAISPDGNTLVSSGGNTIRIWNLQTGKLRRTLLLHKRRLVLSVAISPDWETVISSIDDKTIKIWDLETGLELDSFQSDSGPAYFVAISQNGHTLVARNRINADVWDLQTEKLIRTFTLVGHLSSVKSVAISPDKQIIISSGDNTIKLWELRTGQIIRTLEGHSDDVYCVAISPDEQIIVSGSADKTIKVWNLKTGQIIRTLEGHSNCVRCVAINPQGRTLVSGSDDGTIKIWDLETGQELRTLQAQRRVYRIAITPDGKTLVSGGDPIYSTAKVWSLETGEEIQTFQDYPVDSIAISPDGQTLVSGDWSYRKTIKVWDLNTGQEIRTFPGDVDCLAISPDGQVLFAGCGDNTIKVWNLRTGELIRTLKGHSYLNFGGNCLAVSHDGQILVSGSGGNVKVWGVP
- a CDS encoding photosystem I assembly protein Ycf3 is translated as MPRIQRKDNFIDKSFTVMADMILKILPANKQAKEAFVYYRDGMSAQAEGEYAEALENYNEALTLEEDCYDRSYILYNMGLIYASNGEHEKALEYYHRALSDNPRHTSALNNVAVIYHYQGDKAKEAGDPEEAEAFFDKAAEYWKQAIRIDPNNYLEAQNWLKTTGRSQIDIFF
- the gatC gene encoding Asp-tRNA(Asn)/Glu-tRNA(Gln) amidotransferase subunit GatC is translated as MIDREQVRKVAHLARLELTPEQEEQFTTQMGSILDYFDQLSELDVSNVQPTTRAIDVSNVTRHDELQPYTNRDAIFSIAPDQEGDFFKVPQIFGGE
- a CDS encoding glutathione S-transferase family protein, which translates into the protein MGLGILADGKWISQRDQEDSQGKFIRPSTTFRNTITADGSSGFKAEPGRYHLYISWACPWAHRTAIMRKLKGLEDVIGLSVVGAVIDQNSWEFSDELGAIPDTANGKKYLWEIYLKADSNYSGRVTVPLLWDKEKNMIVNNESREIIRMLDTEFDALAKANANFYPQDLQEKIDETIDAIYQPINNGVYRAGFATTQAAYEEGVTDLFNALDYWEGVLEKQRYLCGDLITEADWCIFTTLLRFDAVYYVHFKCNLRRIVDYPNLWNYLKDLYQQPGVKETCNLDHIKRHYYMSHEKVNPTRIVPKGPMINFDEPHNRDRLTV